One Strigops habroptila isolate Jane unplaced genomic scaffold, bStrHab1.2.pri NW_022045640.1_ctg1, whole genome shotgun sequence DNA segment encodes these proteins:
- the MCOLN1 gene encoding mucolipin-1 isoform X1, which translates to MAAPSETERLLGRGPGYGTAEPPGVAEEEELRRRLKYFFMSPCDKYRARGRRPVKLGLQLAKILLVTVQLILFGLSNQMVVTFKEENTIAFKHLFLKDYVDGAEDSYAVYTQHDLYERMFYAVEKYLAIPNETIGRYAYVQGESGGNRSALMLCQQYYRKGRIDPANDTFNIDPKIVTDCLGVDPDDPQPLPPELDHSYKNFTLKFHKLINVTIQFKLKAINIQTIINNEIPDCYTFTITITFDNKAHSGRVKIHLDNRADIKECKDPSVFGRGDNSFRLFFDVIVILVCSLSFILCARSIIRGLMLQHEFSRFFQRRYNQSVCLSDRMEFLNGWYILLVISDVLTVLGTIMKIGIESKNFASYDVCSILLGTSTLLVWVGVIRYLTFFQKYNILIVTLRVALPNVIRFCCCVAVIYLGYCFCGWIVLGPYHVKFRSLSMVSECLFSLLNGDDMFVTFAEMQQNSYLVWLFSQVYLYTFISLFIYMVLSLFIALITGSYETIKHQCEGEPPVSQLHTYIAQCKDSPKSGKYRRDSTSSCSIFCCCERAPLQDNALLVN; encoded by the exons ATGGCGGCTCCGTCAG AGACCGAGCGGCTGCTGGGCCGCGGGCCCGGCTATGGAACCGCGGAGCCTCCGGGGGTGGCGGAGGAAGAGGAACTGCGCCGCCGCCTCAAGTACTTCTTCATGAGCCCCTGCGACAAGTACCGGGCCCGGGGCCGGCGGCCCGtgaagctggggctgcagctggcCAAGATCCTGCTCGTCACCGTGCAG CTCATCCTGTTTGGGCTCAGCAACCAGATGGTGGTGACCTTCAAGGAGGAGAACACCATCGCCTTCAAGCACCTCTTCCTGAAGGACTACGTGGACGGTGCTGAGGACTCCTATGCCGTCTACACCCAACACGACCTCTACGAGCGCATGTTCTATGCTGTGGAGAAG taCTTGGCCATTCCCAACGAGACCATCGGGCGCTATGCCTACGTGCAAGGGGAGAGCGGGGGCAACCGCTCGGCCCTCATGTTGTGTCAGCAGTACTACAGGAAGGGACGCATCGACCCGGCCAATGACACCTTCAACATCGACCCCAAGATTGTCACAG ACTGCTTGGGAGTGGACCCTGACGACCCACAGCCTcttcctccagagctggacCACAGCTACAAGAACTTCACCCTCAAGTTCCACAA GCTCATCAATGTCACCATCCAGTTCAAGCTGAAAGCCATCAACATCCAAACCATCATCAACAACGAGATCCCCGACTGCTACACCTTCACCATCACC ATCACATTTGACAACAAGGCCCACAGTGGCCGGGTGAAAATCCACTTGGACAACCGGGCTGACATCAAGGAGTGCAAAGATCCCAGCGTCTTCGGCCGAG GTGACAACTCCTTTAGGCTGTTCTTCGATGTCATCGTCATCCTCGTCTGCTCCTTGTCCTTCATCCTCTGCGCTCGCTCCATCATCCGGGGCCTGATGCTCCAGCAC GAGTTCAGCAGGTTCTTCCAGCGCCGGTACAACCAGAGCGTGTGCCTGTCGGACAGGATGGAGTTCCTCAACGGCTGGTACATCCTCCTGGTCATCAGTGATGTCCTCACCGTGCTGGGGACCATCATGAAGATCGGCATCGAGTCCAAG AACTTCGCCAGCTACGAtgtctgcagcatcctgctgggCACCTCCACGCTGCTCGTGTGGGTCGGGGTCATCCGGTACCTCACCTTCTTCCAGAAGTACAAC ATCCTCATTGTCACGCTGAGGGTGGCTCTTCCCAACGTCATCAGGTTCTGCTGCTGCGTGGCCGTCATCTACCTGGGCTACTGCTTCTGCGGGTGGATCGTGCTGGGTCCCTACCACGTCAAG TTCCGGTCCCTTTCCATGGTGTCCGAGtgcctcttctccctcctcaaTGGAGACGACATGTTTGTGACCTTCGCCGAGATGCAGCAGAACAGTTACCTGGTGTGGCTCTTCAGCCAGGTCTACCTCTATACCTTCATCAGCCTCTTCATCTACATGGTCCTCAGCCTCTTCATCGCCCTCATCACCGGCTCCTACGAGACCATCAAG cacCAGTGTGAGGGGGAGCCCCCCGTGTCCCAGCTCCACACCTACATCGCCCAGTGCAAGGACAGCCCCAAGTCGGGCAAGTACCGTCGTGAcagcacctcctcctgctccatctTCTGCTGCTGCGAGCG GGCTCCTCTGCAAGACAACGCGCTGCTGGTGAACTGA
- the MCOLN1 gene encoding mucolipin-1 isoform X2, producing the protein MPSTPNTTSTSACSMLWRSTWPFPTRPSGAMPTCKGRAGATARPSCCVSSTTGRDASTRPMTPSTSTPRLSQVAFGEIKAGMAHPRDCLGVDPDDPQPLPPELDHSYKNFTLKFHKLINVTIQFKLKAINIQTIINNEIPDCYTFTITITFDNKAHSGRVKIHLDNRADIKECKDPSVFGRGDNSFRLFFDVIVILVCSLSFILCARSIIRGLMLQHEFSRFFQRRYNQSVCLSDRMEFLNGWYILLVISDVLTVLGTIMKIGIESKNFASYDVCSILLGTSTLLVWVGVIRYLTFFQKYNILIVTLRVALPNVIRFCCCVAVIYLGYCFCGWIVLGPYHVKFRSLSMVSECLFSLLNGDDMFVTFAEMQQNSYLVWLFSQVYLYTFISLFIYMVLSLFIALITGSYETIKHQCEGEPPVSQLHTYIAQCKDSPKSGKYRRDSTSSCSIFCCCERAPLQDNALLVN; encoded by the exons ATGCCGTCTACACCCAACACGACCTCTACGAGCGCATGTTCTATGCTGTGGAGAAG taCTTGGCCATTCCCAACGAGACCATCGGGCGCTATGCCTACGTGCAAGGGGAGAGCGGGGGCAACCGCTCGGCCCTCATGTTGTGTCAGCAGTACTACAGGAAGGGACGCATCGACCCGGCCAATGACACCTTCAACATCGACCCCAAGATTGTCACAGGTGGCTTTTGGGGAGATTAAGGCTGGAATGGCTCATCCCCGAG ACTGCTTGGGAGTGGACCCTGACGACCCACAGCCTcttcctccagagctggacCACAGCTACAAGAACTTCACCCTCAAGTTCCACAA GCTCATCAATGTCACCATCCAGTTCAAGCTGAAAGCCATCAACATCCAAACCATCATCAACAACGAGATCCCCGACTGCTACACCTTCACCATCACC ATCACATTTGACAACAAGGCCCACAGTGGCCGGGTGAAAATCCACTTGGACAACCGGGCTGACATCAAGGAGTGCAAAGATCCCAGCGTCTTCGGCCGAG GTGACAACTCCTTTAGGCTGTTCTTCGATGTCATCGTCATCCTCGTCTGCTCCTTGTCCTTCATCCTCTGCGCTCGCTCCATCATCCGGGGCCTGATGCTCCAGCAC GAGTTCAGCAGGTTCTTCCAGCGCCGGTACAACCAGAGCGTGTGCCTGTCGGACAGGATGGAGTTCCTCAACGGCTGGTACATCCTCCTGGTCATCAGTGATGTCCTCACCGTGCTGGGGACCATCATGAAGATCGGCATCGAGTCCAAG AACTTCGCCAGCTACGAtgtctgcagcatcctgctgggCACCTCCACGCTGCTCGTGTGGGTCGGGGTCATCCGGTACCTCACCTTCTTCCAGAAGTACAAC ATCCTCATTGTCACGCTGAGGGTGGCTCTTCCCAACGTCATCAGGTTCTGCTGCTGCGTGGCCGTCATCTACCTGGGCTACTGCTTCTGCGGGTGGATCGTGCTGGGTCCCTACCACGTCAAG TTCCGGTCCCTTTCCATGGTGTCCGAGtgcctcttctccctcctcaaTGGAGACGACATGTTTGTGACCTTCGCCGAGATGCAGCAGAACAGTTACCTGGTGTGGCTCTTCAGCCAGGTCTACCTCTATACCTTCATCAGCCTCTTCATCTACATGGTCCTCAGCCTCTTCATCGCCCTCATCACCGGCTCCTACGAGACCATCAAG cacCAGTGTGAGGGGGAGCCCCCCGTGTCCCAGCTCCACACCTACATCGCCCAGTGCAAGGACAGCCCCAAGTCGGGCAAGTACCGTCGTGAcagcacctcctcctgctccatctTCTGCTGCTGCGAGCG GGCTCCTCTGCAAGACAACGCGCTGCTGGTGAACTGA